In Magnetococcales bacterium, the following are encoded in one genomic region:
- a CDS encoding DUF2249 domain-containing protein → MPPQPIKPLDVRGFPPPQPMVMILEAVTWLGAGSSLEILHDRVPHPLYPRLAERGLLVQTRENGDGTVTLIITRPHQP, encoded by the coding sequence ATGCCACCACAACCGATCAAACCACTCGATGTCCGCGGCTTTCCACCACCGCAACCCATGGTCATGATCCTCGAAGCGGTCACCTGGCTGGGCGCCGGATCATCCCTGGAGATCCTCCACGACCGCGTGCCCCATCCACTCTATCCGCGGTTGGCGGAACGTGGACTCCTCGTCCAAACCCGGGAAAACGGCGATGGCACCGTCACCCTGATCATCACCCGTCCCCACCAGCCCTGA